The Mesorhizobium sp. M1D.F.Ca.ET.043.01.1.1 genome contains a region encoding:
- a CDS encoding aspartate/glutamate racemase family protein → MRILVINPNTTASMTAKIGKAAASVASTGTEIVAVNPADGPPSIEGYFDEVFAVPGIIAEMGKAPAADAYVIACFDDTGLDAARCATEAPVIGIGEAAFHLASLVAGKFSVVTTLARSVPAIEHNLAKYGLASRCAKVRSSEVAVLDLEQPGSNARHKISDEIARAVREDHAEAIVLGCAGMADLAHELSQQHGVPVLDGVVCAVTLAESLLKVGLKTSKVGGYAAPRSKRFAGIFASASPAGAGSQG, encoded by the coding sequence ATGCGCATACTCGTTATCAACCCCAACACGACCGCGTCGATGACCGCCAAGATCGGCAAGGCGGCGGCAAGCGTTGCCTCCACGGGAACCGAGATCGTCGCCGTCAATCCGGCCGACGGTCCGCCGAGCATCGAGGGCTATTTCGACGAGGTCTTCGCCGTGCCGGGCATCATCGCCGAGATGGGCAAGGCACCTGCGGCCGACGCCTATGTGATCGCCTGCTTCGACGACACCGGGCTCGATGCCGCGCGCTGCGCGACGGAAGCTCCGGTCATCGGCATCGGCGAGGCGGCCTTCCATCTCGCCAGCCTCGTCGCCGGCAAGTTCAGCGTCGTCACCACGCTTGCCCGCTCGGTCCCCGCCATCGAGCACAATCTGGCGAAATACGGGCTTGCCTCGCGCTGCGCCAAGGTGCGCTCCTCCGAAGTGGCAGTGCTCGACCTCGAACAGCCCGGCTCCAATGCCAGGCACAAGATATCGGACGAGATCGCGCGCGCCGTCCGCGAGGATCACGCCGAGGCGATCGTGCTTGGCTGCGCCGGCATGGCCGACCTCGCCCACGAGCTTTCGCAGCAGCATGGCGTTCCCGTCCTCGACGGCGTCGTCTGCGCGGTGACGCTGGCCGAGAGCTTGCTCAAGGTCGGTCTGAAGACATCGAAGGTCGGCGGCTATGCCGCGCCGCGCAGCAAGCGTTTCGCCGGTATC